The Rhodovastum atsumiense genome includes the window ATCGAGCAGCAGAAGCGGGAGGCCGAGGAAGCTGCCGCCCGCGCCGAAGCCGCCCGGCGCGAGGCAGAGGTGCGGGCCGAGCGCGAACGCCAGGAGGCTGCCGCCCGCGCGGAGCGTGAGCGCCAGGAGGCGATCGAGGCCGAGCGCCGCCGGGTCGCCGCCGAGGAAGCCGCCCGGAAGGCCGAGGAAGAGCGCCGGGCAGCCGACAAACGGCACCGCGGCCGGATCAACCGCGCCGTCCTGCAGGCCCTGCTCGGCCTGCCGATCGGCCTGACGGAGGACCAGGCCAAGACAATCGTGGAGGCCATCGCCCGCAGCGCCATCCCGCACGTCAGCATCGGTTACTGAGATGGCCGTCCGCCTCACCGAGCCCGGAGTGTATTCGCTCCGGGCCGCCGACTACCACGCTGATCCGGCTCCTGAACCGAGCCTGTCGAACAGCCTCATCAAAATGCTGCTGCAGAAATCACCGCGCCATGTGCAATACGCGCACCCGCGCCTGTCCCCGAACTTCAAGCCGAAGAAGGTGACGGACGCGATGGAGGATGGCTCGATCCTCCACAGCCTGATCCTCGGGACCGGCGTGCCGATCACCGAGGTGTCGGCCGACAACTGGACCAGCCAGCGCGCCAAGGCCGCGCGGGCGGAAGCGCGGGCCGCCGGGCGCATCCCGGTTCTCTCTCGCCGGCTGGCCGAGCTGCACGAGTGCGCGGATGCTGCGGTCGAGCAGATGATGGAAATCGAGGCGTGTGAGCCGTTCTTCGATCCCGACGCACGTTCGGAGGTGACATTGCTGTGGCAGCTCGGCCCGCTGTGGTGCCGGGCCATGGCCGACCGACTGGCCCCCGGCGGTGTGTTTTTTGACATCAAGACCACCTCCACCAGCGTGGCGCCGGCCGACTTCAGCCGCACCCTGGAGCGCGAGCACGCAACGCAGGATGTGTTTTATCGGTCAGGCGGCAACATCCTGGCGGAACTCGGCCTGATGGAGGCGCCGACAGCTTTCCGCTTCGTCGCGATCGAGACATACGAACCG containing:
- a CDS encoding PD-(D/E)XK nuclease-like domain-containing protein translates to MAVRLTEPGVYSLRAADYHADPAPEPSLSNSLIKMLLQKSPRHVQYAHPRLSPNFKPKKVTDAMEDGSILHSLILGTGVPITEVSADNWTSQRAKAARAEARAAGRIPVLSRRLAELHECADAAVEQMMEIEACEPFFDPDARSEVTLLWQLGPLWCRAMADRLAPGGVFFDIKTTSTSVAPADFSRTLEREHATQDVFYRSGGNILAELGLMEAPTAFRFVAIETYEPFCIAVYEAQQTLIEAATTDVHRATATWARCLLNNDWPGYGKEINRVEASVGRMIRAEEAKLDWKMAA